The Vicia villosa cultivar HV-30 ecotype Madison, WI unplaced genomic scaffold, Vvil1.0 ctg.001478F_1_1, whole genome shotgun sequence DNA segment TGGCCAATAGTTTCCACTATGGGTTGTGCTCACCATCCTGGGTAAAATGACTCGTGATCTTTGGAGGCATGGGCTTCGCTTCCCGTTATGGGAGGTGAAATTTTCTTGCTTGCCGCATAAGACATGGGAGGTAGTTGATGACGTTTCCTTGGGGAGGAGCACGTGGGAAGTGTGCTCTCTACTGGTACTAGCAGATTGGGCCATCCTCGACGCAGATGTGAATTGGCTCTGCCCGACGGTGGACCAGCTATAGGCCCTGTCCAGAACATGTAGCACCTATAATAGAAAGGATGGCAAAAAATAGACTTAGGTGATTTTGACATGTAGAGAGAAAACTTGTTAATTTTATAGAAAGTAGGGTAGATTAGATGAAGAAAATTCAAACAACTATAGGAAGAGGAAGACCTAGAAAGACtttaagagaagttattaagaaaaatCTCAAGATTAACGAGGATTTAGGGCAACATAACAATGAAAATAATGATTTATAATGAATGGGGAGTTCTTAAGTGCAGCTGGAAGATAATGTTAAATTGCGAGGAAATCAAAAGCAATGGAACTAACAAACCAACaacttattatttaaatataaaattagcaAATAAATGCAACTGTTGATTCATAAATGTTAAGAAAATCAACTACAAGAATATAATTGCAAGATTGTTgattaaaaataaaggaaaagaaaaggtAAAATATAATAGTAGACAAGTGAAAATGTTTGTGTGTAATTTTTAAAAGACTTAATTTTAGGGTCAAGGAAGGGAGTATTCATACAATATTAACAAATATTTAGGTGACACCACGATTgacacaaaaaaaaagaaatgtgaggaaatatttgtttatttataatattttagtttAGCTACTATTATTACATGTGTGTGTAAATTAAAATTTAGTTGTCATTACTACGGAGCATGTAGATATTATTTTTACTATTAcacattatatttttataaaatattaattatagacCTTGATCATATCTTACTAGTtagtataaaaatatatttttgtaaaatttGTTTTCATTTGTAGCATATGCAACAACCAACTTCTAAGAAATATAATATGATAAATTTATAACATTTATGGTTTACATGACAAATTATTCTTAACTTTgcataaatataaaaacaattcgACATTGAGACTCAATCACTTAACTATATGATTAATAGCGTTGAGGTCATCTTCATTTAAATATATCATCcacttaattaaaaaatatatcacaATTATACTTACTCTCAAATTTTAAGACGAAGAAGACTTTGATATTGATCTAGTAGGAGAAGAAAGCAATGGTTTTGGTGGTATTTCCAATGAACTCATGTTAACTTCTAACATTTCAATCACTTTACTCATTGTAGGTCTATCACTAGGAAATGTTTGAATGCACCACAAACCTACAATGGTCATTCTTCTTGCAATCTCATCTTCTTCAGTATCCATTACCCCATCAGGTCTCAAATCACTACCAAGCTCAAGTCTACTGTATACCCAATGAGGAAAGTATATCTCACTTGTGTTACTTGCATCAGCATTAACATTTTTCCTCCCTCCGACCATTTCCAACAACATCATTCCATAACTATACACATCAGACTTGTGTGAAACTCCTCCAAAATGCCTATTCCACACTTCCGGAGCTACATATCCCATTGTTCCTCTTTGATTTGACATCGAAATAATGCTCTCTTTTCTAAGACAGAGTTTTGCTAGTCCAAAATCTGAAATCTTCGGACAAAAGTTTTCATCTAAAAGAATGTTATGTGGTTTTATGTCAAAATGTAAAATTCGAGTGGTACATCCTCTATGCAAGTATTCTAGTCCACGGGCTATCCCTTTCGAAATTTGATACAAATCATTCCAGCTTAAAGATGCAATAGTTTCAGGTCCCTTATTGTAAATAAATTTGTCAAGAGAACCGTTGGGCATGAATTCATATATGAGAGCTTTTTTGTTGCGTTCAACACAAAATCCTAGAAGAGTGACAATATTAACATGTGAAGTTCTAGTAATACTAGCAACCTCATTGATAAAATCTTCACCATTTTCTTTGGACGCATTCAATATTTTCACTGCAACAAGACATCCATTGAATAATTTTCCTTTGTACACAACACCAAAACCCCCTTGACCAAGTTTAACCTTGAAAGAGTTTGTAATTTTCTTTATGTCTGAAAATTTATACCTTTTCTGCAATAGTGCTCCATGATCTTTTAAAAATGCTTCTATATCTTTATCATTCTTTTTCCCAAACTGATATTTTATC contains these protein-coding regions:
- the LOC131635400 gene encoding PR5-like receptor kinase, giving the protein MDKLEGKAVAMSKKYIDRSLFEHESTYTNAYELWIKLESLIQKKTPRNKAHLIRQLVKFEYSNGQNMIKHLNTSNGIVNQLTKSYMKKDDELQTLIILSYLPESWDTLFINLNNSTSYGKLVRDSVTDSFLNKESKWRERGFNNQFEATNVDNRGRTPTPTLTPSAIAAPAPVPVVFTAPTPTPSSAASPTPTLFPASGGHSNWKKKVIIGLCAAMAFLLLCIMVCYFRGNSLIQQIKYQFGKKNDKDIEAFLKDHGALLQKRYKFSDIKKITNSFKVKLGQGGFGVVYKGKLFNGCLVAVKILNASKENGEDFINEVASITRTSHVNIVTLLGFCVERNKKALIYEFMPNGSLDKFIYNKGPETIASLSWNDLYQISKGIARGLEYLHRGCTTRILHFDIKPHNILLDENFCPKISDFGLAKLCLRKESIISMSNQRGTMGYVAPEVWNRHFGGVSHKSDVYSYGMMLLEMVGGRKNVNADASNTSEIYFPHWVYSRLELGSDLRPDGVMDTEEDEIARRMTIVGLWCIQTFPSDRPTMSKVIEMLEVNMSSLEIPPKPLLSSPTRSISKSSSS